Proteins from one Microbacterium faecale genomic window:
- a CDS encoding formylglycine-generating enzyme family protein, translating to MSLVAPEMVSVSAGSIVLRDARTKTSRTASLRAFRIGAYPVTWRLYSQVREQHVPEAVDPDAPVHSLSWLDAVDWCNSLSARAGLDPVYDVRGGDVSWDVGADGFRLPTEAEWEWACRAGTTGPRYGPLSQIAWSDDDAVTSAQRVGQKRPNEFGAYDMLGNVWEWCWDYADPARYGDYRALRGGGWADEHWSVRASVRRGSMPGARRDDIGFRLAQGPAGASGDHAGQGWSRQADGDRANIRGVLPIGWTPLRA from the coding sequence GTGTCCCTCGTCGCTCCCGAAATGGTCTCCGTGTCCGCCGGATCGATCGTGCTGCGAGACGCGCGAACGAAGACGTCGCGCACTGCCAGCCTGCGGGCCTTCCGCATCGGCGCGTACCCGGTGACGTGGCGGCTGTACTCGCAGGTGCGCGAGCAGCACGTGCCGGAGGCTGTGGATCCGGATGCCCCCGTGCACTCACTGTCCTGGCTCGACGCGGTGGACTGGTGCAACTCCCTCTCCGCCCGAGCCGGGCTCGACCCCGTCTACGATGTGCGTGGCGGCGACGTGTCCTGGGACGTCGGCGCCGACGGGTTTCGCCTGCCGACGGAAGCCGAGTGGGAATGGGCCTGCCGGGCCGGGACCACCGGTCCGCGATACGGCCCCCTCTCGCAGATCGCGTGGAGCGACGACGATGCGGTGACGAGCGCGCAGCGCGTCGGCCAGAAGCGTCCCAATGAGTTCGGCGCGTACGACATGCTCGGCAACGTGTGGGAATGGTGCTGGGACTACGCCGACCCGGCGCGCTACGGCGACTATCGCGCGCTGCGCGGCGGAGGGTGGGCCGACGAGCACTGGAGCGTTCGCGCCTCTGTGCGACGCGGGAGCATGCCCGGCGCTCGGCGCGACGACATCGGCTTCCGCCTGGCGCAAGGTCCCGCGGGCGCCAGCGGCGACCACGCTGGTCAAGGGTGGTCGCGGCAAGCCGACGGCGACCGAGCGAACATCCGGGGCGTGCTCCCGATCGGCTGGACGCCCCTTCGCGCGTGA
- a CDS encoding ArsR/SmtB family transcription factor produces MVAADRLSLIFAALADATRREILTRLAQGAATVGEIAEPFAISAPAISQHLKVLERAGLVTRTAHAQWRTLSLQTEPLDEAAAWVERRRREWNLRLDALESHLEMMAGHVVEDAHRKEEDQ; encoded by the coding sequence ATGGTAGCGGCGGATCGGCTGAGTCTCATCTTCGCCGCGCTCGCTGACGCCACACGTCGTGAGATCCTCACGCGCCTCGCGCAGGGGGCCGCGACCGTCGGCGAGATCGCGGAGCCCTTCGCGATCAGCGCGCCGGCGATCTCTCAGCACCTCAAGGTGCTCGAACGTGCGGGTCTCGTGACCCGTACGGCGCACGCGCAATGGCGCACGCTCTCGCTCCAGACGGAACCGCTCGACGAGGCCGCGGCCTGGGTCGAGCGGCGGCGTCGCGAGTGGAATCTGCGCCTCGATGCGCTCGAATCGCATCTCGAAATGATGGCGGGACACGTCGTCGAAGACGCCCACCGCAAGGAGGAAGACCAATGA
- a CDS encoding SRPBCC family protein, whose protein sequence is MNSTHTATPEFSITRTFDVPRELVWRAWTEEDQLAQWLRPFGVSTDSVAFDVRVGGRYSYTMTNDETGETFPTGGVFLEVEPMDRLVFTWGEPDAPVETAPVITLTFVANEPARTELVFHLRGFEGRPGDGFVYDGWDEALRNFGRHLAGEPLA, encoded by the coding sequence ATGAATAGCACGCACACCGCGACCCCGGAATTCTCGATCACGCGCACCTTCGACGTGCCGCGCGAGCTTGTCTGGCGAGCCTGGACCGAGGAGGATCAGCTGGCTCAGTGGCTGCGGCCATTCGGCGTCAGCACCGACTCGGTCGCATTCGACGTCCGCGTCGGCGGGCGCTACTCGTACACGATGACGAATGACGAGACCGGCGAGACATTCCCGACCGGCGGGGTCTTCCTCGAGGTCGAACCGATGGACCGGCTCGTCTTCACGTGGGGCGAACCGGACGCTCCGGTGGAGACCGCGCCGGTGATCACGCTCACCTTCGTGGCGAATGAGCCCGCACGCACTGAGCTCGTGTTCCATCTGCGCGGCTTCGAGGGGAGGCCCGGCGACGGCTTCGTCTACGACGGCTGGGACGAGGCGCTGAGGAACTTCGGGCGGCATCTGGCGGGGGAGCCGCTTGCCTGA